TGCTTCGCCGTCTCAATCCCTACTGTGCACAGGCATTGAGTGCAGCGGCTTCGTTGTGCCAGAACCGTGCACATGCGCAGATCACCGTTGAGCATTGGCTGCTCAAGCTGCTGGGCCAGGGGGACGGTGACCTGACGGTGATAGCCCGTCGCTACGAGTGGAATCTGGAGGCGCTGTGGTATGGGTTGCTCGAACATATTGATCAGCTGCCGCGCAGTGTGCAGAGCAAACCGCAGTTGTCGGAGCCGCTGCAGCAACTGATCAGAAATGCCTGGGTGCTCGCCTCGCTGGACGACACCAACGACAGCCTGCGCTCAGTACATCTTCTGGGGGCGTTGATGGAAACACCTGGCCTGTTGGCGTGTGAGGCCGCATGGCCTTTGCTCAGCCTCAGCCAGGTCCAACTGCAGCGTCTCTCGGGACTGTTGGATCACACGTCCGAGGAATGTCCAAAACTGCAAGTGCCTGCCCCATCGGGCAGTGCCGCTGACCCCTCCGGCGAGCTCGCCATACTCCCGCCCTGTGTCAGCCCAAATGATACGTTGCAAACAGTGCTGGACCGATTCACCCACAACCTCACTGCCCAGGCGGCGCGAGGGAAGATCGACCCGGTATTTGGCCGCGACGACGAAATTCGCCAGGTCATCGACATCCTCAGTCGTCGGCGCAAGAACAATCCCATTCTGGTGGGCGAGCCTGGCGTCGGCAAAACTGCACTGGTTGAAGGCCTGGCCTTGAGCATTGCCCAGGGCAGGGTGCCGGACAGCCTCAAGTCGGTCAGTGTGCGCACCCTTGACCTGGGCCTGTTGCAAGCCGGGGCAGGGGTAAAGGGCGAGTTCGAACAACGCCTGAAAAACGTGATCGATGCCGTACAGCAATCCGAAAGACCGGTGCTGTTGTTTATCGATGAGGCCCATACCCTGATCGGCGCTGGCAACCAGGCAGGTGGCGCCGACGCCGCCAACCTGCTCAAGCCGGCCCTGGCCCGTGGCGAATTGCGCACCATCGCCGCGACCACCTGGAGCGAATACAAACAGTATTTCGAGCGCGACGCCGCGCTGGAACGGCGCTTCCAAAGGGTCAAGGTCGATGAGCCGGATGACACGAATGCTTGCCTGATGCTACGAGGCCTCAAGGCGCGCTACGCCAACCATCATGGTGTGCATATCCAGGATGCGGCGGTGCAGGCAGCTGTCAGTCTGTCGCGACGCTACCTGACCGGCCGGCAACTGCCCGACAAAGCGGTCGACCTGCTGGACACCGCCAGCGCCCGCGTACGCATGAGCCTGGACTGCGAACCGCCGGCGTTGGCCCACCTGAGCGCCCGGCAAGTGGCCCTGGAACTGGAGGGGCAAGCGCTGGAACAGGATCAGCGACTGGGCGGCCAGGAGGCAGATGAACGCCTGGCGGTGATTGCCGCACAACACGCCGACCTGCAACGCCAGTACTTCGATCTGGAGCAGCAATACCGACAGGAACTC
The genomic region above belongs to Pseudomonas sp. S35 and contains:
- the tssH gene encoding type VI secretion system ATPase TssH; amino-acid sequence: MAPNSTRLLRRLNPYCAQALSAAASLCQNRAHAQITVEHWLLKLLGQGDGDLTVIARRYEWNLEALWYGLLEHIDQLPRSVQSKPQLSEPLQQLIRNAWVLASLDDTNDSLRSVHLLGALMETPGLLACEAAWPLLSLSQVQLQRLSGLLDHTSEECPKLQVPAPSGSAADPSGELAILPPCVSPNDTLQTVLDRFTHNLTAQAARGKIDPVFGRDDEIRQVIDILSRRRKNNPILVGEPGVGKTALVEGLALSIAQGRVPDSLKSVSVRTLDLGLLQAGAGVKGEFEQRLKNVIDAVQQSERPVLLFIDEAHTLIGAGNQAGGADAANLLKPALARGELRTIAATTWSEYKQYFERDAALERRFQRVKVDEPDDTNACLMLRGLKARYANHHGVHIQDAAVQAAVSLSRRYLTGRQLPDKAVDLLDTASARVRMSLDCEPPALAHLSARQVALELEGQALEQDQRLGGQEADERLAVIAAQHADLQRQYFDLEQQYRQELDLTQQLIDARQAQPPQHETCAHLQRQLSEIQGNQPLLSLDVDARSVAHVIADWTGVPLGSLLKDEQANLLMLEQRLAERVIGQASALGVMAQRLRAAKTGLTDDKAPLGVFLLVGTSGVGKTETALALADSLFGGEKSLITLNFSEYQEAHTVSQLKGSPPGYVGYGQGGVLTEAVRQRPYSVVLLDEVEKAHRDVLNLFYQVFDRGFMRDGEGREIDFRNTVILMTSNLGSDLLHSCVQAQPDAPDSMLHERLRPILSDHFQPALLARFQTLIYRPLQADALKRIVAIKLAQVAKRLQRHYGLDCQIDDALNDALVAACLLPDSGARNIDSLLNEQILPVLSQQLLERRAAQQCTQGVRFGYSAEDGISLHFDDLHDTVQSVASQV